A window of Sebastes umbrosus isolate fSebUmb1 chromosome 3, fSebUmb1.pri, whole genome shotgun sequence contains these coding sequences:
- the si:dkey-117m1.4 gene encoding serine/arginine repetitive matrix protein 1 isoform X2, with protein MAETVRSLFDYREQTHSLDSDGEGVKPTPPLRGRGCGRKRKGTPVKVFVTHTEEESVPEHSFSSGDRKEAAENKRPMLDGPFFNTEPAPHNCGPSAQSHDKVSTGSKTGSCSASTPAPAPAVSSAPTPTPLSAPAPATATSAHAPSLTPASTAPAAPTASAPAPTASSFPPSPNCRIREVHCGSQVRLVVIAIRDITKGEEITVDYSLTEWGENMGFRGTVSPAQQECNSDTENNNNIKKEDEPLSLTAQQQQRQQPPQQQQEYVTPSWSLSPSSSPISHSDASDSDAGDEDNASPRGRAPRRRKKRRGTPSKKKTPHRTPPGRPPPVSPASVPHHNRPLSSSHPPAQSSPPCSSSSSAKPVFKAPAPLGSNTKGNVNINVPRGGVSIDSMRQTCEHCGRHFRSLGRHLDKHHAHQPEVCSALVERYTQMPRLQAQNTNPTTAHVHTPQHSKSSQATGQSRSLDLPQIGVQDLSMPPPTLTAANQSPASSGRNSTSPVLTPPRGQNAVPVSVLKRSPPPVAVTQSRKGATKRLKTERQEEEDEENEDEDDVEVVEVKMPKEEEDVEVVCPQPFISRLAKEMEPPKEEEQEEEEEEEEEDEENGVMEVEDESGTEDKDKDILSGSGRHHMLPLLSSLSSLVLYLRRLQHSAFLSLSRQLQSAEAWRLLCHSSLALLILYNRRRECEVSKLSIAEYRARITPQCPVPVPPGAPPALTPLEASLSPFERLVLPHLPRVGVQGKRGRVQPLILPPHCEPCLELLLQTRQDVGVDPTNPYVFARPYHSPATPLRGTDLLRSLARSSGTRNPRALTQTRVRRQVAILTQLLLLGEGEEPGQPGGSAVERLEHFLEREYHVTQNCAGIGQDPGLMGRVGRVVLCGERDGVLFRGMSLNHICLELDVMSGNSADSYSEAESEGEQVKEKPEAPAPAPAPIPTPTLLYVRKGKNNGRVGRPKKIKNTQQPPPTPPPPPANRRRGSGKRGVLKRPWSEAERAAVEEHLTQNITELRVPAKADCERCLQQCPLLVSNHRDWRAIKFYCHNRIQLLKKNQRRESEPLSLAVC; from the exons ATGGCGGAGACCGTACGCTCTCTCTTCGACTACAGAGAGCAGACACACAGCCTGGACAGCGACGGAGAGGGCGTCAAACCGACACCACCACTACGAGG GCGCGGCTGtggaaggaaaaggaaagggaCACCCGTGAAAGTCTTTGTTACACACACGGAGGAAGAGAGCGTGCCTGAACACAGCTTCAGCTCag GTGATCGTAAAGAAGCAGCAGAGAATAAACGGCCCATGCTGGATGGGCCTTTCTTCAACACAGAGCCGGCTCCACACAACTG CGGTCCATCAGCGCAGTCTCATGACAAGGTCTCCACCGGATCCAAGACCGGCTCCTGCTCAGCCTCCacaccagctccagctcctGCCGTTTCCTCTGCCCCAACCCCGACACCGCTCTCTGCTCCCGCTCCGGCCACGGCGACTTCAGCTCACGCCCCGTCTCTGACCCCTGCGTCCACGGCTCCGGCTGCCCCGACGGCTTCGGCTCCAGCCCCGACGGCCAGCTCCTTCCCCCCCTCCCCTAACTGCCGCATCCGAGAGGTCCACTGTGGCAGCCAGGTGCGGTTGGTCGTCATCGCCATCCGAGACATCACCAAGGGGGAGGAGATCACTGTGGACTACAGCCTGACAGAGTGGGGAGAGAACATG GGTTTTCGTGGAACTGTGTCTCCAGCGCAACAAGAGTGTAACTCAGACACTGAGAATAACAACAATATTAAAAAg GAGGATgagcctctctctctgacagcccagcagcagcagcggcaacaaccgccgcagcagcagcaggagtacGTCACCCCATCTTGgtccctctccccctcctcctcccccatctCCCACTCTGACGCCAGTGACTCAGACGCTGGAGATGAAGATAACGCCAGCCCCCGTGGGCGGGCACCACGCCGGCGCAAGAAACGGCGCGGCACTCCTTCAAAGAAAAAGACCCCCCATCGGACTCCACCTGGGCGGCCTCCGCCGGTCTCCCCCGCCAGCGTTCCTCATCACAATCGTCCGCTTTCCTCATCCCACCCTCCAGCGCAGTCCTCCCCTCCCTgctcgtcctcctcttcagcTAAACCTGTGTTCAAAGCTCCGGCTCCGCTGGGCTCCAACACCAAAGGCAACGTCAACATAAATGTCCCCAGAGGAGGAGTGTCCATAGACTCCATGCGCCAAACCTGTGAGCACTGTGGACGCCACTTCCGCTCTCTGGGACGCCACTTGGATAAACACCATGCCCACCAACCAGAAGTGTGCTCCGCCCTGGTGGAGCGCTACACACAGATGCCCCGTCTGCAGGCACAGAACACAAACCCTACCACGGCTCACGTACACACTCCGCAGCACTCAAAGTCATCACAAGCCACGGGACAGAGCCGCAGTTTAGATCTTCCACAGATTGGCGTCCAGGACCTCTCCATGCCTCCGCCCACACTCACAGCAGCTAACCAATCCCCCGCCTCCTCCGGGAGAAACTCCACTTCACCTGTGCTGACTCCTCCACGAGGACAGAACGCAGTGCCGGTGTCGGTCCTAAAGAGAAGCCCGCCCCCCGTCGCTGTGACGCAGTCCAGGAAGGGAGCAACGAAGAGgctaaagacagaaagacaggaggaggaggacgaggagaacGAAGATGAAGACGACGTGGAGGTCGTGGAGGTAAAGATGcccaaagaggaggaggatgttgaGGTGGTTTGCCCTCAGCCCTTCATCAGCAGGTTGGCCAAAGAGATGGAGCCACCAAAagaagaggaacaggaggaggaggaggaagaagaggaagaggatgaggaaaatGGAGTGATGGAGGTGGAAGATGAAAGTGGGACAGAGGATAAGGACAAGGACATACTGAG TGGTTCGGGGCGTCACCACATGCTGCCCCTCCTCTCGTCCTTGTCCTCTCTGGTGCTGTACCTCCGGCGGCTGCAGCACTCGGCCTTCTTGTCCCTGTCTCGGCAGCTGCAGTCAGCAGAGGCCTGGCGCCTTCTTTGCCACTCCAGCCTGGCCCTCCTCATCCTGTACAACCGGCGACGCGAGTGTGAGGTCTCCAAGCTGTCCATCGCCGAATACCGCGCTCGCATCACTCCCCAGTGCCCCGTTCCGGTCCCACCTGGTGCCCCTCCAGCTCTCACTCCACTGGAGGCCTCCCTGTCCCCCTTTGAGCGCCTGGTGCTTCCTCACCTCCCTAGAGTCGGGGTCCAGGGTAAACGGGGACGAGTGCAGCCCCTCATCCTCCCCCCTCACTGTGAGCCCTGCCTAGAGCTCCTCCTGCAAACACGGCAGGATGTGGGAGTCGACCCCACAAACCCGTACGTCTTCGCCAGGCCCTACCACTCCCCCGCCACACCACTGCGAGGCACCGACCTCCTCCGCAGCCTGGCCCGCTCAAGCGGTACCCGCAATCCCCGTGCCCTGACCCAGACCAGGGTTCGCCGGCAGGTAGCTATACTgacccagctgctgctgctgggagaaggagaggagccCGGGCAGCCTGGTGGCAGCGCTGTCGAGAGGCTGGAGCACTTCCTGGAGAGGGAGTACCATGTGACACAGAACTGTGCCGGTATTGGCCAAGACCCAGGCCTGATGGGCAGAGTGGGCCGAGTGGTGCtttgtggagagagagatggagtgcTGTTCAGAGGAATGAGCCTGAACCACATCTGCCTGGAACTGGACG TTATGTCAGGAAACTCTGCAGACTCGTACTCGGAGGCAGAGTCTGAAGGGGAGCAGGTGAAGGAGAAGCCTGAGGCGCCCGCCccggctccagctccgatcCCGACGCCCACCCTGCTGTACGTCAGGAAGGGCAAGAATAACGGGCGGGTGGGACGACCCAAGAAGATCAAGAACACCCAGCAACCCcctccaactcctcctcctccacccgcTAACCGCAGGAGAGGCTCAG
- the si:dkey-117m1.4 gene encoding serine/arginine repetitive matrix protein 1 isoform X1, giving the protein MAETVRSLFDYREQTHSLDSDGEGVKPTPPLRGRGCGRKRKGTPVKVFVTHTEEESVPEHSFSSGDRKEAAENKRPMLDGPFFNTEPAPHNCGPSAQSHDKVSTGSKTGSCSASTPAPAPAVSSAPTPTPLSAPAPATATSAHAPSLTPASTAPAAPTASAPAPTASSFPPSPNCRIREVHCGSQVRLVVIAIRDITKGEEITVDYSLTEWGENMGFRGTVSPAQQECNSDTENNNNIKKEDEPLSLTAQQQQRQQPPQQQQEYVTPSWSLSPSSSPISHSDASDSDAGDEDNASPRGRAPRRRKKRRGTPSKKKTPHRTPPGRPPPVSPASVPHHNRPLSSSHPPAQSSPPCSSSSSAKPVFKAPAPLGSNTKGNVNINVPRGGVSIDSMRQTCEHCGRHFRSLGRHLDKHHAHQPEVCSALVERYTQMPRLQAQNTNPTTAHVHTPQHSKSSQATGQSRSLDLPQIGVQDLSMPPPTLTAANQSPASSGRNSTSPVLTPPRGQNAVPVSVLKRSPPPVAVTQSRKGATKRLKTERQEEEDEENEDEDDVEVVEVKMPKEEEDVEVVCPQPFISRLAKEMEPPKEEEQEEEEEEEEEDEENGVMEVEDESGTEDKDKDILSGSGRHHMLPLLSSLSSLVLYLRRLQHSAFLSLSRQLQSAEAWRLLCHSSLALLILYNRRRECEVSKLSIAEYRARITPQCPVPVPPGAPPALTPLEASLSPFERLVLPHLPRVGVQGKRGRVQPLILPPHCEPCLELLLQTRQDVGVDPTNPYVFARPYHSPATPLRGTDLLRSLARSSGTRNPRALTQTRVRRQVAILTQLLLLGEGEEPGQPGGSAVERLEHFLEREYHVTQNCAGIGQDPGLMGRVGRVVLCGERDGVLFRGMSLNHICLELDVMSGNSADSYSEAESEGEQVKEKPEAPAPAPAPIPTPTLLYVRKGKNNGRVGRPKKIKNTQQPPPTPPPPPANRRRGSGQPASGKRGVLKRPWSEAERAAVEEHLTQNITELRVPAKADCERCLQQCPLLVSNHRDWRAIKFYCHNRIQLLKKNQRRESEPLSLAVC; this is encoded by the exons ATGGCGGAGACCGTACGCTCTCTCTTCGACTACAGAGAGCAGACACACAGCCTGGACAGCGACGGAGAGGGCGTCAAACCGACACCACCACTACGAGG GCGCGGCTGtggaaggaaaaggaaagggaCACCCGTGAAAGTCTTTGTTACACACACGGAGGAAGAGAGCGTGCCTGAACACAGCTTCAGCTCag GTGATCGTAAAGAAGCAGCAGAGAATAAACGGCCCATGCTGGATGGGCCTTTCTTCAACACAGAGCCGGCTCCACACAACTG CGGTCCATCAGCGCAGTCTCATGACAAGGTCTCCACCGGATCCAAGACCGGCTCCTGCTCAGCCTCCacaccagctccagctcctGCCGTTTCCTCTGCCCCAACCCCGACACCGCTCTCTGCTCCCGCTCCGGCCACGGCGACTTCAGCTCACGCCCCGTCTCTGACCCCTGCGTCCACGGCTCCGGCTGCCCCGACGGCTTCGGCTCCAGCCCCGACGGCCAGCTCCTTCCCCCCCTCCCCTAACTGCCGCATCCGAGAGGTCCACTGTGGCAGCCAGGTGCGGTTGGTCGTCATCGCCATCCGAGACATCACCAAGGGGGAGGAGATCACTGTGGACTACAGCCTGACAGAGTGGGGAGAGAACATG GGTTTTCGTGGAACTGTGTCTCCAGCGCAACAAGAGTGTAACTCAGACACTGAGAATAACAACAATATTAAAAAg GAGGATgagcctctctctctgacagcccagcagcagcagcggcaacaaccgccgcagcagcagcaggagtacGTCACCCCATCTTGgtccctctccccctcctcctcccccatctCCCACTCTGACGCCAGTGACTCAGACGCTGGAGATGAAGATAACGCCAGCCCCCGTGGGCGGGCACCACGCCGGCGCAAGAAACGGCGCGGCACTCCTTCAAAGAAAAAGACCCCCCATCGGACTCCACCTGGGCGGCCTCCGCCGGTCTCCCCCGCCAGCGTTCCTCATCACAATCGTCCGCTTTCCTCATCCCACCCTCCAGCGCAGTCCTCCCCTCCCTgctcgtcctcctcttcagcTAAACCTGTGTTCAAAGCTCCGGCTCCGCTGGGCTCCAACACCAAAGGCAACGTCAACATAAATGTCCCCAGAGGAGGAGTGTCCATAGACTCCATGCGCCAAACCTGTGAGCACTGTGGACGCCACTTCCGCTCTCTGGGACGCCACTTGGATAAACACCATGCCCACCAACCAGAAGTGTGCTCCGCCCTGGTGGAGCGCTACACACAGATGCCCCGTCTGCAGGCACAGAACACAAACCCTACCACGGCTCACGTACACACTCCGCAGCACTCAAAGTCATCACAAGCCACGGGACAGAGCCGCAGTTTAGATCTTCCACAGATTGGCGTCCAGGACCTCTCCATGCCTCCGCCCACACTCACAGCAGCTAACCAATCCCCCGCCTCCTCCGGGAGAAACTCCACTTCACCTGTGCTGACTCCTCCACGAGGACAGAACGCAGTGCCGGTGTCGGTCCTAAAGAGAAGCCCGCCCCCCGTCGCTGTGACGCAGTCCAGGAAGGGAGCAACGAAGAGgctaaagacagaaagacaggaggaggaggacgaggagaacGAAGATGAAGACGACGTGGAGGTCGTGGAGGTAAAGATGcccaaagaggaggaggatgttgaGGTGGTTTGCCCTCAGCCCTTCATCAGCAGGTTGGCCAAAGAGATGGAGCCACCAAAagaagaggaacaggaggaggaggaggaagaagaggaagaggatgaggaaaatGGAGTGATGGAGGTGGAAGATGAAAGTGGGACAGAGGATAAGGACAAGGACATACTGAG TGGTTCGGGGCGTCACCACATGCTGCCCCTCCTCTCGTCCTTGTCCTCTCTGGTGCTGTACCTCCGGCGGCTGCAGCACTCGGCCTTCTTGTCCCTGTCTCGGCAGCTGCAGTCAGCAGAGGCCTGGCGCCTTCTTTGCCACTCCAGCCTGGCCCTCCTCATCCTGTACAACCGGCGACGCGAGTGTGAGGTCTCCAAGCTGTCCATCGCCGAATACCGCGCTCGCATCACTCCCCAGTGCCCCGTTCCGGTCCCACCTGGTGCCCCTCCAGCTCTCACTCCACTGGAGGCCTCCCTGTCCCCCTTTGAGCGCCTGGTGCTTCCTCACCTCCCTAGAGTCGGGGTCCAGGGTAAACGGGGACGAGTGCAGCCCCTCATCCTCCCCCCTCACTGTGAGCCCTGCCTAGAGCTCCTCCTGCAAACACGGCAGGATGTGGGAGTCGACCCCACAAACCCGTACGTCTTCGCCAGGCCCTACCACTCCCCCGCCACACCACTGCGAGGCACCGACCTCCTCCGCAGCCTGGCCCGCTCAAGCGGTACCCGCAATCCCCGTGCCCTGACCCAGACCAGGGTTCGCCGGCAGGTAGCTATACTgacccagctgctgctgctgggagaaggagaggagccCGGGCAGCCTGGTGGCAGCGCTGTCGAGAGGCTGGAGCACTTCCTGGAGAGGGAGTACCATGTGACACAGAACTGTGCCGGTATTGGCCAAGACCCAGGCCTGATGGGCAGAGTGGGCCGAGTGGTGCtttgtggagagagagatggagtgcTGTTCAGAGGAATGAGCCTGAACCACATCTGCCTGGAACTGGACG TTATGTCAGGAAACTCTGCAGACTCGTACTCGGAGGCAGAGTCTGAAGGGGAGCAGGTGAAGGAGAAGCCTGAGGCGCCCGCCccggctccagctccgatcCCGACGCCCACCCTGCTGTACGTCAGGAAGGGCAAGAATAACGGGCGGGTGGGACGACCCAAGAAGATCAAGAACACCCAGCAACCCcctccaactcctcctcctccacccgcTAACCGCAGGAGAGGCTCAGGTCAGCCCGCATCAG